A section of the Acomys russatus chromosome 10, mAcoRus1.1, whole genome shotgun sequence genome encodes:
- the Tmem213 gene encoding transmembrane protein 213 isoform X1 yields the protein MVPTPRHPCANMVQKGVSLCSPGYLTSAPQGALLFSLVLASFHLSCGTEASSGNSTLGTHHPDPGTLEQCANVDFCPLASLCCRASVDEYGWIAAAVGWSFWFLTLILLCVDKLMKLTPEEPKDLAA from the exons ATGGTCCCCACCCCGAGGCACCCCTGCGCCAACATGGTCCAGAAAGGTGTCTCCCTCTGCAGCCCTGGGTACCTCACCTCCGCCCCGCAGGGCGCCCTGCTCTTCAGCCTGGTCTTAGCCTCCTTCCACTTGTCCTGCGGTACAG AAGCCAGCAGCGGCAACTCAACCTTGGGTACCCACCACCCAGACCCTGGGACCCTGGAGCAGTGTGCCA ATGTCGACTTTTGCCCACTAGCCTCCCTGTGCTGCCGAGCTTCTGTGGATGAATACGGCTGGATTGCTGCGGCGGTCGGCTGGAGTTTCTGGTTCCTCACTCTCATCCTGCTGTGTGTGGACAAACTGATGAAGCTAACTCCTGAGGAGCCCAAGGACCTTGCAGCATGA
- the Tmem213 gene encoding transmembrane protein 213 isoform X2, whose protein sequence is MVPTPRHPCANMVQKGVSLCSPGYLTSAPQGALLFSLVLASFHLSCGTEASSGNSTLGTHHPDPGTLEQCATSLCCRASVDEYGWIAAAVGWSFWFLTLILLCVDKLMKLTPEEPKDLAA, encoded by the exons ATGGTCCCCACCCCGAGGCACCCCTGCGCCAACATGGTCCAGAAAGGTGTCTCCCTCTGCAGCCCTGGGTACCTCACCTCCGCCCCGCAGGGCGCCCTGCTCTTCAGCCTGGTCTTAGCCTCCTTCCACTTGTCCTGCGGTACAG AAGCCAGCAGCGGCAACTCAACCTTGGGTACCCACCACCCAGACCCTGGGACCCTGGAGCAGTGTGCCA CCTCCCTGTGCTGCCGAGCTTCTGTGGATGAATACGGCTGGATTGCTGCGGCGGTCGGCTGGAGTTTCTGGTTCCTCACTCTCATCCTGCTGTGTGTGGACAAACTGATGAAGCTAACTCCTGAGGAGCCCAAGGACCTTGCAGCATGA